One window from the genome of Flavobacterium agricola encodes:
- a CDS encoding TonB-dependent receptor — translation MRNLFIAIALCMVGIGMAQNQVAGVVRTSNNETLPGAHVHLSQFSQPTNPIGGFEFNHVSDGKHRLVVSFVGYKTKDTILDVTQSVNLELILQEDQQFLNELVVVTNAQKQIENISRVSQKQILENYSGSFALSLAEVPGVNASQIGAGQSKPIIRGLSANRVAVTENGVKQEGQQWGADHGLEIDAFNTEKVSVIKGVGTIAYGSDAMGGVIAIDNTAVPADSLTGVVNLLAKSVNDGYGANVQIKQKKNALYYKLNATFLDYADYKVPTNQIQYLNYLIPIYNQRLKNTAGTERNFTAQVGYVNNKLHSFIQVSNNYVKAGFFPGAHGVPNIGAVQPDGNIRNIEFPYQSVNHFKVLSNSTYITEKGEFSLNLGFQNNHRQEWSKFHTHYSNQLPPENNPDLELDFKLITLDNQFAYKHKWNALQQTKVGLQYQYQQNKSTGYSYLLPNFDRKAFGVFATHEYQLSSRLKADLGVRFDYADLKIQSYYDQTLYDYLVGSGKSDALANYYALRTPKIDRTFNAYNFALGFNYVLTPKWNVNFTAASNFRFPTAIELGSNGIHHGAFRHEQGDANLNPEKGWAFDAVFDYQSDRFALAFSPYLYYFTNYIYLKPSGQFSILPHGGQIYTYTQSEAILGGFEIKATQKITDRITAESVFEYLKNQQITANRNLNYALPFTPANSVFAKVSYAFGDTNVFKNSKVYFSGKYAFEQNNIAQNEEITPHYTTFGAGINSTLVIKNFKVHAQLTATNLFNEKYFNHNSYYRAIQIPELGRNIQLLLSIPF, via the coding sequence ATGCGAAATCTATTTATCGCCATAGCTTTATGCATGGTAGGTATTGGAATGGCACAAAATCAGGTTGCTGGCGTAGTTCGTACTTCAAATAACGAAACTTTGCCTGGAGCGCACGTACATTTATCACAATTTAGTCAACCAACTAATCCTATTGGAGGATTTGAATTCAATCACGTTTCAGACGGAAAACACCGTTTGGTAGTTAGTTTTGTAGGATATAAAACAAAAGATACCATTCTTGATGTAACCCAAAGCGTAAACCTAGAGTTAATTTTACAGGAAGATCAGCAGTTTTTAAATGAATTGGTGGTGGTTACTAATGCCCAAAAACAGATAGAAAATATTTCTCGTGTTTCTCAAAAACAAATTTTAGAGAATTATTCGGGTTCGTTTGCTCTTTCTTTAGCCGAGGTTCCGGGGGTAAATGCTTCACAGATTGGAGCTGGTCAATCTAAACCAATTATTCGTGGGTTAAGTGCCAACCGGGTTGCGGTTACCGAAAATGGCGTAAAACAAGAAGGGCAACAATGGGGAGCCGATCACGGATTAGAAATTGATGCTTTTAATACCGAGAAAGTTTCGGTAATAAAAGGCGTGGGTACCATTGCTTATGGTAGTGATGCCATGGGCGGCGTAATTGCGATTGATAATACTGCAGTACCGGCCGATAGCTTAACCGGCGTTGTAAATTTATTAGCAAAATCGGTGAATGACGGATATGGGGCAAACGTACAAATCAAACAAAAAAAGAATGCGTTGTACTACAAGTTAAATGCAACTTTTTTAGATTATGCCGATTATAAGGTACCAACCAATCAAATTCAATATTTAAATTATTTAATTCCAATTTATAACCAACGTTTAAAAAACACCGCTGGTACCGAACGTAATTTTACAGCGCAAGTTGGGTATGTAAATAATAAGTTGCACAGCTTTATTCAGGTTTCTAACAATTATGTAAAAGCAGGTTTTTTTCCAGGAGCGCATGGCGTACCTAATATTGGTGCGGTGCAACCGGACGGAAATATCAGAAATATTGAATTTCCGTATCAATCGGTGAATCATTTTAAAGTACTTTCTAATTCAACTTATATAACTGAAAAAGGCGAATTTAGTTTGAATTTAGGTTTTCAGAATAACCATCGCCAAGAATGGAGTAAGTTTCATACCCATTACAGCAACCAATTACCACCCGAAAATAATCCTGATTTAGAACTCGATTTTAAGCTGATTACCCTTGATAATCAGTTTGCATATAAACATAAATGGAATGCCCTGCAACAAACAAAAGTTGGTTTACAGTATCAATACCAGCAAAATAAAAGTACTGGTTACAGCTATTTATTACCCAATTTTGACAGAAAAGCTTTTGGGGTTTTTGCTACGCACGAATATCAGCTTAGCAGCCGATTAAAAGCTGATTTGGGCGTGCGTTTTGATTACGCCGATTTAAAAATTCAGTCGTATTACGACCAAACTTTGTACGATTATTTGGTTGGTTCGGGCAAATCGGATGCGCTGGCAAATTATTATGCGTTACGAACGCCAAAAATTGATCGTACTTTTAATGCCTACAATTTTGCTTTAGGATTTAATTATGTGCTTACGCCCAAATGGAATGTAAATTTTACCGCTGCATCTAATTTTAGATTTCCTACTGCTATTGAATTAGGTTCTAACGGAATTCATCACGGTGCTTTTCGTCACGAACAAGGAGATGCAAATTTAAATCCTGAAAAAGGTTGGGCATTTGATGCAGTTTTTGATTATCAGTCCGATCGTTTTGCTTTGGCATTCAGCCCGTATTTATACTACTTTACCAATTATATTTACTTAAAACCAAGCGGTCAATTTTCTATTTTACCACACGGCGGACAAATTTATACTTACACACAATCTGAAGCTATTTTAGGTGGATTTGAAATAAAAGCAACTCAAAAAATTACCGATCGCATTACCGCAGAAAGTGTTTTTGAATATTTAAAAAATCAGCAAATTACAGCCAATCGCAACTTAAATTATGCGTTGCCATTTACGCCTGCCAATTCTGTTTTTGCAAAGGTTAGTTACGCTTTTGGTGATACAAACGTGTTTAAAAATTCTAAAGTTTATTTTTCCGGTAAATATGCATTCGAGCAAAATAATATTGCGCAAAACGAAGAAATTACGCCACATTATACCACATTTGGTGCGGGTATAAATAGCACTTTGGTAATTAAAAACTTTAAAGTACATGCTCAGTTAACGGCAACCAATTTATTTAACGAAAAATATTTTAACCACAACAGCTATTACAGAGCCATTCAGATTCCTGAATTAGGCAGAAATATTCAGTTACTACTAAGCATCCCTTTTTAA
- a CDS encoding methionine ABC transporter ATP-binding protein, which yields MIELKNISKKFTVKNQSIVALNQISLSIKSGKIFGIIGKSGAGKSTLIRSINLLEIPDSGEVVVNGVNLLSASQAELTLQRRKMGMIFQHFNLLSSRTVFENVAFPIELMGLSKAEIKQKVHSLLEIVGILDKADQYPSNLSGGQKQRVAIARALANDPKVLLCDEATSALDPSTTKAILKLLKEINERLKITIVLITHEMDVITSICDEVAVMKQGEVVEHGTVEEIFTNPKQEITKKFIKKSLDIDLPTFYQKQILPVDATSNRLIYKLYFSNIASYSAIILSMQNNFNVNTQVISSKIEYAGAVNFGTFFLEVQFNENNEAAVAHFLKSNHFVIEKVGYVRSNN from the coding sequence ATGATAGAATTAAAAAACATATCAAAAAAATTCACAGTTAAAAACCAATCCATTGTTGCCTTAAATCAGATTTCTCTGTCTATTAAATCAGGTAAAATATTTGGAATTATTGGTAAATCGGGTGCAGGTAAAAGCACCCTAATTCGTTCTATCAATTTGTTAGAAATTCCCGATTCGGGAGAAGTTGTGGTTAACGGCGTTAATTTATTAAGCGCTTCTCAGGCCGAACTTACGTTACAACGCCGTAAAATGGGCATGATATTTCAGCATTTTAACTTGCTGTCTTCCCGAACAGTGTTCGAAAATGTTGCATTCCCAATCGAATTAATGGGGTTAAGCAAAGCCGAAATAAAACAAAAAGTACATAGCTTATTAGAAATTGTAGGTATTTTAGATAAAGCCGATCAATATCCGTCAAATTTATCTGGCGGACAAAAACAGCGCGTAGCTATTGCACGTGCTTTAGCAAACGATCCGAAGGTTTTATTGTGTGATGAAGCAACAAGCGCTTTAGATCCGTCTACCACAAAAGCAATTTTAAAATTATTGAAAGAAATTAACGAGCGCCTTAAAATTACGATTGTTTTAATTACCCACGAAATGGACGTAATTACCAGCATTTGTGATGAGGTTGCGGTTATGAAACAAGGTGAAGTTGTTGAGCACGGAACGGTTGAAGAAATTTTTACCAATCCTAAACAAGAAATTACCAAAAAGTTTATCAAAAAATCATTAGATATAGATTTGCCAACTTTTTATCAAAAGCAAATTTTACCTGTTGATGCAACATCAAATCGTTTAATTTATAAATTATATTTTTCTAACATTGCCTCATATTCTGCAATTATTCTATCTATGCAAAATAACTTTAATGTAAATACTCAAGTTATTAGTTCTAAAATAGAATATGCTGGTGCTGTAAATTTCGGAACGTTTTTTTTAGAGGTTCAGTTTAACGAAAACAACGAAGCAGCAGTTGCCCATTTTTTAAAATCAAATCATTTTGTAATCGAAAAAGTAGGATATGTCAGAAGCAATAATTAA
- a CDS encoding NADH-quinone oxidoreductase subunit B: MSTDKINMVDAPDGYTGQGFFATKLDSVVGLARANSMWPLPFATSCCGIEFMATMAANYDVARFGSERMSFSPRQADMLLVMGTISKKMAPILRQVYEQMAEPKWVIAVGACASSGGVFDTYSVLQGIDKVIPVDVYVPGCPPRPEQILDGIMRLQEIVKSESVYRRGSEAYKDLLNSYNIK; this comes from the coding sequence ATGAGTACAGATAAAATAAATATGGTAGATGCTCCTGACGGATATACCGGACAAGGATTTTTTGCTACAAAGCTTGACAGCGTAGTTGGTTTAGCACGTGCTAATTCTATGTGGCCATTGCCCTTTGCTACCTCATGCTGTGGTATCGAATTTATGGCAACCATGGCAGCTAATTACGATGTGGCTCGCTTTGGATCAGAACGTATGAGTTTTTCTCCGCGCCAAGCTGATATGCTTTTGGTTATGGGAACTATTTCTAAAAAAATGGCACCGATTTTACGCCAAGTTTACGAACAAATGGCCGAACCAAAATGGGTTATTGCTGTTGGTGCTTGTGCATCTTCGGGTGGTGTTTTTGATACTTATTCTGTTTTACAAGGAATTGATAAAGTTATCCCGGTTGATGTTTACGTGCCAGGATGCCCACCACGACCAGAACAAATTTTAGACGGTATTATGCGCTTGCAAGAAATTGTTAAGTCTGAATCTGTGTACCGTCGTGGTTCAGAAGCATATAAAGATTTACTAAACTCGTATAATATAAAATAA
- the mscL gene encoding large conductance mechanosensitive channel protein MscL, which translates to MGIFKEFKEFAVKGNVIDLAVGVIIGAAFGKIVSSFIEDVITPLILTPALEAAQLSRIEDLTIFGGVKYGLFLSAVINFLIVAFVLFIMIKGINKMKKKEAEAAPAPAAPAGPTQEELLIQIRDLLKNQQK; encoded by the coding sequence ATGGGAATTTTTAAAGAGTTTAAAGAATTTGCTGTAAAGGGCAATGTGATTGATTTAGCAGTCGGTGTAATTATTGGTGCTGCTTTTGGTAAAATTGTTAGTTCGTTTATTGAAGACGTAATTACGCCATTAATTTTAACACCAGCATTAGAAGCTGCTCAGTTAAGTAGAATAGAAGATTTAACTATTTTTGGTGGTGTAAAATACGGTTTATTTCTTTCGGCAGTAATCAACTTTTTAATTGTTGCTTTTGTTTTATTTATTATGATTAAAGGAATAAATAAAATGAAGAAGAAAGAAGCTGAAGCTGCTCCGGCACCAGCTGCTCCTGCAGGACCAACACAAGAAGAATTGTTAATTCAGATTCGTGATTTGCTTAAAAATCAACAAAAATAA
- a CDS encoding NAD(P)-dependent alcohol dehydrogenase — MSTKAYAAFAATEDLKPHIIERRNLDAFDVFIDIDYCGVCHSDIHTARAEWGVPNYPVVPGHEIIGRVLEVGPNVTKFKVGDLVGVGCMVESCQHCHSCDEGLEQYCENGFTGTYNSKRSKFGGVTYGGYSENIVVNEDFVLTIPENIDVKAAAPLLCAGITTWSPLRHWNVKAGDKVGVIGLGGLGHMGVKFAKAMGAHVVMITTSAKKGEDAKLLGADEVLISTDPKQMEQHNYSFDFLLNTIPVKHDLNPYLGLLKLDKTMCIVGAIEPIDLHGGILINKRRNVAGSLIGGIKETQEMLDFCGKHNIVSEVEMIDIQNINQAYERMIKSDVKYRFVIDMKSLK; from the coding sequence ATGAGTACAAAAGCATATGCAGCATTTGCTGCCACAGAAGATTTAAAACCTCATATCATTGAACGTCGTAATTTAGATGCCTTTGATGTGTTTATTGATATTGATTATTGTGGGGTTTGCCATAGCGATATTCATACCGCACGTGCAGAATGGGGCGTGCCAAATTACCCGGTTGTTCCTGGACACGAAATTATTGGTCGTGTTTTAGAAGTTGGGCCAAACGTTACCAAATTTAAAGTTGGTGATTTAGTTGGAGTAGGTTGTATGGTAGAAAGCTGCCAACATTGCCATTCGTGCGATGAAGGTTTAGAACAATATTGTGAAAACGGATTTACCGGAACTTACAACAGCAAACGCAGTAAATTTGGCGGTGTAACCTACGGCGGATATTCAGAAAACATTGTGGTTAATGAAGATTTTGTTTTAACCATCCCAGAAAATATTGACGTAAAAGCTGCAGCACCATTATTATGTGCTGGTATTACAACTTGGTCGCCTTTACGCCACTGGAATGTTAAAGCTGGTGATAAAGTTGGTGTTATTGGTTTAGGCGGTTTAGGCCATATGGGCGTTAAGTTTGCAAAAGCAATGGGTGCGCATGTTGTAATGATTACAACATCTGCCAAAAAAGGCGAAGATGCAAAGTTATTAGGTGCTGACGAAGTTTTAATTTCTACCGATCCAAAACAAATGGAACAGCACAATTACAGCTTTGACTTTTTATTGAATACCATTCCGGTTAAACACGATTTAAACCCGTATTTAGGATTGTTAAAGTTAGATAAAACCATGTGCATTGTAGGTGCAATTGAACCGATTGATTTGCACGGTGGAATTTTAATTAACAAGCGCCGAAATGTTGCAGGTTCGTTAATTGGAGGAATTAAAGAAACGCAAGAAATGCTTGATTTTTGTGGCAAACACAATATTGTTTCTGAAGTTGAGATGATCGACATTCAAAACATCAACCAAGCGTACGAGCGCATGATTAAATCAGATGTAAAATATCGATTTGTAATCGATATGAAATCTTTAAAATAA
- a CDS encoding cold-shock protein has protein sequence MRTGKVKFFVESKGFGFITDDETGQDIFVHVTGLKSNPITEGAAVTYIEEEGRKGKVATNVVLVG, from the coding sequence ATGCGAACAGGTAAAGTAAAATTTTTTGTTGAATCTAAAGGTTTTGGATTCATAACTGATGATGAAACAGGACAAGATATTTTTGTTCACGTTACCGGACTTAAAAGTAACCCAATTACTGAAGGTGCTGCTGTAACTTACATCGAAGAAGAAGGTAGAAAAGGAAAAGTTGCTACTAATGTTGTTTTAGTAGGTTAA
- a CDS encoding bifunctional UDP-N-acetylmuramoyl-tripeptide:D-alanyl-D-alanine ligase/alanine racemase has product MNVTLKQVAQVIQAEWQPTFPDEFIDHISIDSRSLQNNSTTLFFALTGANHDAHVYINDLYKKGVVNFVVQAIPTNFTGAANFLVVENTLKALQSFTVYYRSLFSFPVIGITGSNGKTIVKEWLNYLMNTEYNIIRSPKSYNSQVGVPLSVLASNENHDLGIFEAGISLPNEMAVLEQMILPTIGVLTHLGDAHKEGFTSFEQKVDEKLLLFKQVEALILEYNPKVLERLDKSIKTFTWSTTNPAADVLIKHSAADLYHVITRFTRFDLIIKLQDEQAIANVCTCVATLLFFNYDVKLIQDRIKTLYPIELRLQVKDGLNGCTVIDDTYNSDYQSLKIALDFLDQHKSKEKKTVILSDIFQSGFQPEVVYKKVGKLLQSNAINRIIGIGPKISTYLKDLPNFSGFASTADFLLQFSANSFQNETILIKGARSFKFDEIVVLLEQQTHETVLEINLNAVTHNLNFYKSLLQPQTKIMVMVKAFGYGAGSFEIAKELQFHQVDYLGVAYADEGAELRRAGITIPIIVMNPEPGTYATLLAYQLEPEIYSLRSLHGFIDFVKAKNVSSYPIHLKLDTGMHRLGFEAEQLDELVAVLKNNNWVKVASIFSHLSSSDVPAYKDFTLQQIQKFDAWSQQVIDALQINPIRHILNTSGIFNYSAYQYNMVRLGIGLYGVGNDEQENKQLQNVGTLKTIILQIRNVNAGESIGYSRRYQVTRPKKVATIPIGYADGIPRAWGNEKGYVLIQGKKATILGSICMDAMMVDVTDIVCNEGDEVLIFGQKLPVTELAKQLNTIPYEILTSISQRVKRIFYKE; this is encoded by the coding sequence ATGAATGTTACCTTAAAACAAGTTGCACAAGTTATTCAGGCAGAATGGCAACCAACTTTTCCGGATGAATTTATAGATCATATTTCTATTGACAGCCGTTCGTTACAAAATAACTCAACAACTTTATTTTTTGCCCTTACCGGTGCCAACCATGATGCGCATGTTTATATAAATGATTTGTATAAAAAAGGCGTTGTTAATTTTGTGGTACAAGCTATTCCTACAAATTTTACGGGAGCTGCTAATTTTTTAGTGGTAGAAAATACTTTAAAAGCGCTGCAAAGTTTTACTGTATATTACCGTAGTTTATTCAGCTTTCCAGTAATTGGCATTACTGGTAGCAACGGTAAAACCATTGTAAAAGAATGGTTGAATTATTTAATGAATACCGAATACAACATTATTCGCAGCCCTAAAAGTTACAATTCGCAAGTAGGAGTACCGCTTTCTGTGCTTGCAAGCAATGAAAATCATGATTTAGGAATTTTTGAAGCAGGTATTTCATTACCGAATGAAATGGCTGTTTTAGAACAAATGATTCTGCCAACCATTGGTGTTTTAACGCATTTGGGCGATGCACATAAAGAAGGATTTACAAGTTTTGAACAAAAAGTTGATGAAAAGCTTTTGCTTTTTAAACAAGTTGAAGCTTTAATTTTAGAATACAATCCAAAAGTTTTAGAACGTTTAGATAAATCGATTAAAACATTTACATGGAGCACTACCAATCCGGCAGCCGATGTTTTAATTAAACACAGCGCAGCTGATTTGTACCATGTAATCACCCGTTTTACTCGTTTTGATTTAATTATAAAGCTGCAAGACGAACAAGCAATTGCTAATGTTTGTACGTGTGTAGCAACCTTATTGTTTTTTAATTACGATGTAAAATTAATTCAAGATCGCATTAAAACATTGTATCCAATAGAATTGCGTTTGCAGGTTAAAGATGGGCTAAACGGTTGTACGGTGATTGATGACACGTACAATTCTGATTATCAATCCTTAAAAATAGCTTTAGACTTTTTAGATCAACACAAATCAAAAGAAAAGAAAACGGTTATTTTATCTGACATTTTCCAGAGCGGATTTCAGCCCGAAGTAGTTTATAAAAAAGTTGGTAAGTTGCTACAAAGCAATGCCATTAATCGTATTATTGGTATTGGTCCTAAAATTAGTACGTACTTAAAAGATTTGCCTAATTTTTCTGGTTTTGCATCAACTGCAGATTTTTTACTGCAATTTTCTGCAAATTCGTTTCAAAACGAAACCATTTTAATTAAAGGTGCTCGAAGTTTTAAGTTTGATGAAATTGTTGTTTTACTCGAACAGCAAACACACGAAACCGTTTTAGAAATTAATTTAAATGCTGTTACTCACAATTTAAATTTTTATAAAAGCTTGTTACAACCGCAAACCAAAATAATGGTTATGGTTAAAGCGTTTGGTTACGGAGCCGGAAGTTTTGAGATTGCGAAAGAATTGCAATTTCATCAGGTAGATTATTTGGGAGTTGCTTACGCAGATGAAGGAGCCGAATTGCGCCGCGCCGGCATTACTATTCCAATTATTGTAATGAACCCAGAACCAGGAACTTATGCCACACTATTGGCTTATCAATTAGAACCCGAAATTTATTCTTTACGTTCGTTACACGGCTTTATTGATTTTGTTAAGGCTAAAAACGTAAGTTCATATCCTATTCATTTAAAATTAGATACCGGTATGCACCGTTTGGGCTTTGAAGCCGAGCAATTGGATGAACTGGTTGCTGTTTTAAAAAATAACAATTGGGTAAAAGTTGCTAGTATTTTTTCGCATTTATCGTCGAGTGATGTACCGGCTTATAAAGATTTTACCTTGCAACAAATACAAAAGTTTGATGCTTGGTCACAACAAGTTATTGATGCGCTACAAATAAATCCTATTCGTCATATCTTAAATACCTCAGGTATTTTTAATTACAGCGCCTACCAATACAACATGGTGCGTTTAGGAATTGGTTTGTATGGAGTAGGTAATGATGAGCAAGAAAATAAACAACTGCAAAACGTTGGTACTTTAAAAACCATTATTTTACAAATACGAAATGTTAATGCAGGCGAAAGCATTGGTTACAGCCGCCGCTATCAGGTTACACGACCAAAAAAAGTTGCAACTATTCCGATTGGTTATGCAGACGGAATTCCGCGAGCTTGGGGCAACGAAAAAGGTTATGTTTTAATTCAGGGTAAAAAAGCAACCATTTTAGGTAGTATTTGTATGGATGCCATGATGGTTGATGTAACCGATATTGTTTGTAACGAAGGTGATGAAGTACTTATTTTTGGACAAAAATTACCCGTTACTGAGCTTGCCAAGCAATTAAATACCATTCCGTATGAAATTTTAACCAGTATTTCGCAACGAGTGAAACGAATTTTTTATAAAGAATAG
- the metQ gene encoding methionine ABC transporter substrate-binding lipoprotein MetQ: MKNLKLIAASISLLTLFSCGKKENDPNVIRVGVMSGPEYAVAEMAKQVAKDKYGLEVELISFNDYIIPNEALNQGELDVNAYQTNPFLDEQVKQRGYKLAVIGNTFVYPIVGYSKKIKNLSELQDGSTIVIPNDPANGGRSLLLLEKQGLITLRENVGLFPKLTDVVANPKKLEIIELEGPQLPRVLDDEKVTIAVINNNFAGQAGLDTEKQGVFIEDKDSPYVNLIVSRIDNKDEEKVRTFLKAYQSDEVAQKATEVFKGGAIQGW; this comes from the coding sequence ATGAAAAACCTGAAGTTAATTGCAGCCTCAATTTCTCTTCTCACTTTATTTTCGTGCGGAAAAAAAGAAAACGATCCTAATGTTATTCGCGTAGGCGTTATGTCTGGTCCTGAATATGCGGTTGCAGAAATGGCAAAACAGGTGGCTAAAGATAAATACGGATTAGAAGTTGAATTGATTTCGTTTAACGATTATATTATTCCTAATGAAGCCTTAAATCAAGGCGAATTAGATGTAAATGCTTATCAAACCAATCCGTTTTTAGACGAACAAGTAAAACAGCGTGGCTATAAATTAGCTGTTATTGGTAATACGTTTGTGTATCCAATTGTGGGGTATTCTAAAAAAATTAAAAACCTAAGCGAATTGCAAGACGGAAGTACGATTGTAATTCCAAACGATCCTGCAAATGGTGGTCGTTCTTTACTTTTGTTAGAAAAACAAGGATTAATTACGTTGCGAGAAAATGTTGGTCTTTTTCCTAAATTAACAGATGTGGTTGCTAATCCAAAAAAGCTTGAAATTATTGAGTTAGAAGGTCCGCAATTGCCACGTGTTTTAGACGATGAAAAAGTTACCATTGCAGTTATTAATAACAACTTTGCAGGGCAAGCTGGTTTGGATACAGAAAAACAGGGCGTTTTTATAGAAGATAAAGATTCACCTTACGTTAATTTAATTGTTAGTAGAATTGATAATAAAGACGAAGAAAAAGTAAGAACGTTTTTAAAAGCATACCAATCTGATGAGGTAGCTCAAAAAGCAACCGAAGTTTTTAAAGGCGGAGCCATTCAAGGGTGGTAA
- a CDS encoding NADH-quinone oxidoreductase subunit A, translated as MQFTQSDFIPILIQLALSAGFVALTIFVSSLLGPKRKSENKDMNFECGVSDQIGNARSPFNVKYFLIAILFVLFDVEVIFLYPWAVNFVEMGWEGFAKMGIFLFVIVVGLLYEYKRKGLEWDK; from the coding sequence ATGCAATTCACTCAATCCGATTTTATTCCGATTCTTATCCAACTTGCCCTATCTGCCGGCTTTGTTGCACTTACCATTTTTGTTTCTAGTTTACTAGGGCCAAAACGTAAATCAGAAAATAAAGACATGAATTTTGAATGTGGTGTTTCCGACCAAATAGGTAACGCGCGCTCGCCTTTTAATGTAAAATACTTTTTAATTGCCATTCTGTTTGTGCTTTTTGATGTAGAAGTAATTTTCTTATATCCATGGGCTGTAAACTTTGTAGAAATGGGTTGGGAAGGTTTCGCTAAAATGGGAATTTTCTTGTTTGTAATAGTTGTAGGATTGCTTTACGAATACAAACGTAAAGGTTTAGAGTGGGATAAATAA
- a CDS encoding DUF4919 domain-containing protein, with product MNNLIMNELVLLTEFWKNQTVTNYLNCQNYLYQSKNFDPFEKYLDRLQLDYENKNHHDFIAHITETMQLSLFVLDKLSKIYKEMDNKHEAVNYFTKAAEVAEVILSTGDGTRDFPYQIIYPSDCKEVLLYLQEEYYKHATVNHNNKKLEVVITKSNKEFYFDITDLQICKEKAVSEKVEDMLKWFERNTNRPL from the coding sequence ATGAATAATTTGATTATGAATGAGCTTGTTTTACTTACTGAATTTTGGAAAAATCAAACCGTTACCAATTACTTAAACTGCCAAAACTACTTGTACCAGTCTAAAAACTTTGATCCGTTCGAAAAATATTTAGACCGTTTGCAATTGGATTACGAAAATAAAAATCACCATGATTTTATTGCGCACATAACTGAAACCATGCAGCTTAGTTTATTTGTTTTAGATAAATTATCTAAAATTTATAAAGAAATGGATAACAAACACGAAGCAGTGAATTATTTTACTAAAGCTGCCGAAGTTGCCGAAGTTATTTTAAGTACTGGAGACGGAACTCGTGATTTTCCGTACCAAATTATTTATCCCAGCGATTGTAAAGAAGTGCTTTTATATTTGCAAGAAGAATATTACAAACATGCTACAGTAAACCACAACAACAAAAAGCTTGAAGTTGTTATTACCAAAAGCAATAAGGAATTTTATTTTGATATTACTGATTTACAAATTTGTAAAGAAAAAGCAGTTAGCGAAAAAGTAGAAGATATGCTAAAATGGTTTGAAAGAAATACAAACCGCCCGTTATAA
- a CDS encoding DUF4625 domain-containing protein: protein MKNIAFTFLALTTFLFASCSSDDATDTEKPTIVLLSPADHAEFEMGSTIQVEALLTDNDALASYKIEIHSAEDGHSHSHARATTNYFQYEETVVLSTNPKVYELQHAVTIPLLQNDEPLTDGHYHLGIFVLDKSGNQAQVFTEIYIGADDEHHHHK from the coding sequence ATGAAAAATATAGCATTCACTTTTTTAGCCTTAACAACTTTCCTTTTTGCCTCATGTTCTTCTGACGATGCAACCGATACTGAAAAACCAACAATTGTGTTACTTAGCCCAGCAGATCATGCTGAATTTGAAATGGGTTCAACCATTCAAGTTGAAGCGCTTTTAACAGATAACGATGCTTTAGCATCTTATAAAATAGAAATTCATAGCGCTGAAGATGGCCACAGTCACAGCCATGCGCGTGCAACAACCAATTATTTTCAGTACGAAGAAACGGTTGTTTTATCTACTAACCCAAAAGTTTACGAATTACAACACGCGGTTACTATTCCGTTATTGCAAAATGACGAACCGCTGACCGACGGGCATTATCATTTAGGAATTTTTGTTTTAGATAAATCAGGTAACCAAGCACAAGTTTTTACCGAAATTTATATTGGTGCCGATGACGAACACCATCATCATAAATAA